Proteins encoded together in one Telopea speciosissima isolate NSW1024214 ecotype Mountain lineage chromosome 6, Tspe_v1, whole genome shotgun sequence window:
- the LOC122665394 gene encoding uncharacterized mitochondrial protein AtMg00810-like translates to MVDSNLYVMTEDSSKLVIVVYVDDIIFGGHCNDLCKQFAEKMKYEFEMSMLGELSYFLGLQVSQRQKGIFISQMKYTKEMLKKFQMEDNKPVGTPMVVGCKLSTDDESPSVDQTRYRSMIGSLLYLTASRPDILQAVCLVARFQASPKETHLLAIKRIFKYLRGTVDYRLWYSKTDKFTLTTFSDADWEGSIDDRKSTSGGTFYLGQSLVAWHSNKQESVSLLTAEAEYIAATACCTQLIWMKRQVADYGIISAELIPIMCHNMSAINISKNPVQH, encoded by the coding sequence ATGGTGGATAGTAACCTGTATGTTATGACAGAAGATAGCAGTAAACTAGTTATTGTtgtgtacgttgatgatatCATCTTTGGAGGACATTGCAATGACCTATGCAAACAGTTTGCGGAGAAGATGAAATATGAGTTTGAGATGTCAATGCTTGGTGAACTCTCATATTTTCTTGGTTTACAAGTGAGTCAACGTCAAAAAGGTATTTTCATCTCTCAGATGAAATACACAAAAGAAATGTTAAAGAAGTTCCAGATGGAAGACAATAAACCAGTGGGTACACCCATGGTTGTGGGATGCAAATTGAGTACTGATGATGAATCCCCCTCCGTTGACCAGACACGTTACAGATCAATGATTGGCAGTCTGTTATACTTGACGGCGTCACGACCTGATATTCTACAAGCAGTATGTTTGGTGGCTAGATTTCAAGCAAGCCCGAAGGAGACACATCTTTTAGCAATCAAACGAATTTTCAAATATCTTAGGGGTACAGTTGATTATAGACTATGGTACTCCAAAACTGATAAATTCACTCTCACGACATTTTCAGATGCGGATTGGGAAGGCAGCATTGATGATAGGAAAAGTACTAGTGGCGGTACTTTCTATCTAGGACAGAGTTTGGTGGCATGGCACAGTAACAAACAAGAGTCTGTTTCATTATTGACAGCAGAGGCCGAATATATTGCAGCGACAGCTTGTTGCACTCAgttgatatggatgaagaggcaaGTTGCAGACTATGGCATCATTAGTGCTGAACTAATTCCTATTATGTGTCATAATATGAGCGCCATCAACATTTCCAAGAATCCGGTGCAACACTGA